The DNA window GAGTTTTCGAAGTTTCCACCGATACTTCTTAAAAATCCGTAACCGTCGGGCATAATTTCCAAAATACCGGTAAATAATAGATATCCGCCTTGCTGTACCTGAGCTTTTAAAATTTCAAACATCAAGTCTTGACGTTTATACTCTTGAGGGTTTTCAACACCCAATTTTTTTGCTATTTCTATAAGTTCGTCAGTCGTCATTTGACGAAGTTCTTCGATAGTATAGCCCTCAACCGGAATATGAGTTCTTTGCTTTTTTGACTCTTCTTGAGTCGTAACACTATTTTTTTCTTGATTTTCCATACAAATAGTCCTTCGTAGAATTTTGGGGTATGTGAAGTTTTAATGCGATTTTAATGAATTTATATTTTTTTGTCAAGCTGCGGCCAAATTGCAAGAATGGTATAATTTTATAAAAAAAGGAGCAAATATAAAAAAAGAAATAATCGCCACGACAAACGAAAGAGTCGATAAATTTTTATCAAAAGAGCTTAACGAAAACAGAAACCAAATAGAACAACTTATAAAAAAAGGGCTTGTAAAAGTAAATTCAAAACCTATAAAAAAAGGTGGAGTAAAGTTAAAACAAGGCGATATTATAGAAATAACATTTCCTAAAACCGAAGAAAAAGAGAGCAAAAAAGCCGATTTCGACATACCTATATTGTATGAAGACGAAGATTTGCTGATAATAAACAAACCCCCTGGAGTCGTCGTACACCCGGCTCCGAGCTATAAAGAAGCAACACTTGTGGATTGGCTGAAACAAAAAGGCTACAGCCTCTCGACAATCGCGGGAGACGAGAGATTCGGAATAGTTCATCGAATAGACAAAGAAACAAGCGGAGCGCTCGTAATAGCCAAAAACAACAAAACCCATGAATTCTTAAGCAATCAACTAAAAGATAAAAGTATGGGTCGATACTACCTTATGCTTTTAAACGAACCTCTAAAAGAAGCAAAATGCGTTGAAGCGCCTATTGCCAGAAATCCCAAAAACAGACTGAAAATGGCAATAGTAAACGGAGGAAAAGAAGCCAAAACCTTATTCGTACCGATTCAAGACAACCTTACAGCCGCAAAACTTTTTACCGGTAGAACTCACCAAATAAGAGTCCATTTGACAAAACTCGGTCGTTATATCTTGGGAGATACTACATACGGAAAAAAAGAGCAAAAAATCCCGCGTGTAATGCTACACGCAAGAGAGCTCTATCTCACTCATCCAAACGGCCAAAAACTTAGTATAATAGCACCATTGTTTGATGATTTCAAAACTTTAATACAAGGAATTGACGATGAAAAAATATCTTCTCTTAGCAATATCTTTGCTACTTATGACGGGATGTGCGATAAACAACAAACCGGCGCCTAAATCAAACCCTAACTTACCGACGGTGAAAAATTTCAAAGCATATCCTGATAGAAACGCTATGGCTCTATTTTGGGACCCTGTTAAAAATATGAGCGGATATTATATTCAAAGATATTCACCAAAAACTAAAAAATGGACGCAAATAGCGACGATAAACGACCCTTACAAATCTATCTACGTAGATAAAAAGCTAAAACCGAATACTATTTACAAATACAGAATTGCGACTTTTGATAAAAACCAAGTCCCTTCATTAGCGGTAGAAACGTCTCAAAAAACGCTTCCGCCTTTAAGTGCCGTAATCCCTGTTGAGAGCAAACCTCTTGAAAAAGGGATGATAAAAATAATTTTCAGACCTCATCAAAACGAAAGAGTGGAAGAGTATAAAATCCAAAGATTCAACGACTCAAAAGCAAAATGGGAAACAATTGGTACCTTATCTCCGAGACTAAACGTGGAATTTATCGATAGAGGATTAAAAGACGGAAAAATCTACAAATACAGAATCATAGCGATAAGTTTTGACGGGATTAAATCTTATCCTTCAAAAACTATCGTAGTTTCTACATACCCTAAACCACCTGTGGTTTTGAACCTAAAAGCAAGTGTCGATTTACCTAAAAAAATAAAAATCACTTGGTCGCCGGTACCGAATGCTGTAGCATACAAAATCTACTACTCTACTTCCGCCCAGGGAGCTTTTTCGCTTCTTGCAAAAACTCAAAATACTTACTATATCGACAATATCGGAAAAGACGGAGTTAAAAGATTTTATAAAGTAACAGCCGTATCAAAATACGGCACCGAATCTTTACTTAACGAATCTCCGGTTGTTATGGGAATGACTCTCCCGGCACCAGCAAAACCTATCGTCTCTACAAATATTACGGCAAACCAAGTCGAATTTATTTTTACTTCACCTGATAACAGAGCGGCAAAATATCTGATTATAAAAAAAGAAAAAGAAGGCTTTTTAAAATACAAAACGACAAAATACGTAACTTCAAAAAACAGCTTTATCGACACTATCAATCCTAAAAAAGAGTACGAATACGAAATTTACGAAGTAGATAAATACGGACTTATTTCAAAAAAACCGGCGGTTGTGGAAATAGGAGGATAAATGCCCCATATTGTAATCGATAAAATAAAAAATATCGACTATCCCGTAAAATCGGGAGACGTCGAATTTTTATTTAAAGCCGAGAATCTAATAGGAGTCAAAACTCCAAATGCCAAATTCTTAATTAAAGTTTTACCGAAAGAGAAAGGTTATTTGGTAAAGTACGACAAAATCACAAGACCTCTTATAAGCGATATAAAAAAAGCGTACGAAGAGTTTGTAAAATTAAACGAAGCGAATATTCTTTTTGAAAATATAAAAGGCATAAAAGAGAAACTACCGAATAAAAATCTTCTTGATATCACAAGCGACCTTAGTGATATCGATATCGTAGAGGTGGGATTTGGTAGCGGTAGGCATCTTATTCATCTCGCTAAAGAAAACCCGGATAAAATTATTTTAGGTATTGAAATTCACAAACCTTCAATCGAGCAAGTATTAAAAAGAATAGAACATGAAAAAATAGAAAACATAAGAGTTTTGAATCACGACGCAAGAATAATTCTAAGCAAAATCCAATCAAACAGACTAAGCGCAATCTACGTTCATTTTCCGGTGCCTTGGGATAAAAAACCTCACAGAAGAGTAATGAATAAAGATTTTATAAACGAAAGTATAAGAACTCTAAAAAAAGACGGCTTTTTACATCTAAGAACGGACAGCCCTAAATATTTCAACTACTCTTTAAATCTATTTTTGGATTACGACGAAATAGACATAAGAATCAAAAAAAACAGACCTTACGTAGTCTCAAGCAAATATGAAGACAGATGGAAAAAAATGAATAAGGATATTTTCGATATTTATATGTATAATTTCACGATTTCAGAGCCGCTTGTGGAGAATTTCGACTTTTCTTTCGAAAAAAGACTCGAAAACTTGGATTTTAAGCCAAAAATTTATAATAATTTCGTTATACATATAGAAAAAGTTTTTAAAATTGACGAAACTAAAGAGCTAATAAGAGCTACAATCGGAAATTTCAATCGACCCGAACACATCTACATATTAAACAAAGACAAACCGGAATATTTCAAAATGCCGGCACCTATAAAAGAAAATTACGAAGCTCATTTGGAGTTAAAAAGGTTATTTAATGGCGATAATAGTCGATGCGAATAATTTTTCGATTTTTTACGACAACACACAAATCATAAAACCCTCTTCTTTTAAAATAAACACCGGGGATTTCGTTTTTTTAACGGGAGTTTCGGGAAGCGGGAAGACATCTATCATAAAAGCTCTTTACGGAGAGATAAGACCAAAAGGTTCTCTTAGAATAGGCGAATTTGAGATGAGTAAAATCTCAAAATCCCAACTTGCAACACTCAGACGACATTTAGGAGTCGTTTTTCAAGATTTCAGACTTATCCCGGAATGGACTATCTTAAAAAACGTTATGCTTCCTCTTTTAATAAAAGGCATCGACAAACAAGAAGCCGAAGCATTAGCTCTAAAAGAGCTCAAAAAAGTAAAACTATCCCACAAAGCCGACAAATATCCGGCGGAGCTTAGTGGTGGTGAGCAGCAAAGAGCGGCAATCGCAAGAGCGATTATCCACAGACCCATAATGATTTTAGCGGACGAACCGATTTCCGGGCTTGACGAGTATTCGGCATCGCTTGTTATGGATTTGTTTAAGTTGGCAAACGACAGCGGGATTACTATTTTGGTGGCTTCACACTCTATGCCTCAAGATTTCAGCCGGGAATACAGACAGTTACATATTGAAAAAGGTGAAGTTTATGAACTCTCTTAAAAGTCATATTACGTTAATTTTAGCGCTAATTTCGATACTTTTCAGTATATTTTTATTCAGGGTTTTTTCTGAGATAATGCATCTATATCAAAAAAATATCGTCGATAACTACTCTATCGTTATCGTTTCCACTTCAAAAATAGATAGCGTAAATATTCCGGTTGTAGAAAAGACAATCCCGATAGATACTACAAAACAACTAAAAACACTTCAAAAAAAGTTTAAAAACATAGACTTCACCAAAGTACAACTTCCATATTTTTACAAGCTAAAACTAAAACGACTGCCGTCTCCAAAAGAGCTTAAACATTTAGAAGAGAGACTAAAAGAAAAAGCATACGTTAAAAGAGTACTGACCCACTCTTCTTCACAAACCAAAATTTACAATCTTTTAATGCTTTTAAATATCATAACGAAAACTTTTATGGTGATAATAGGAATTTTAGGATTTTTATTAATCGTAAAACAGCTTGAAGTTTGGAAACTTCTACACAACGAAAGAATGTATATTATGGAGCTTTTCGGAGCGCCGGTTTGGTTTAGAGGAGCTGCGTTATTTAAAATTGCGTTTTTAAATTCTATTTTCGCGTTGATAATTACATACGTTTTAATCTATTTTGTTTCAAACAGCTACTTTTTCAATATGGTTATCAACGAACTGAATATAAGTTTCAATATCGATTATCTAAAAGAGTTCGGTATTTTATTCGTTATAGCGATGGCTATATCGTTAATTTCGTCAATATTGGTGGTGGTTGCTAAAAAATGAGGTGGATTGTAATATTTTTAGCGGTTTTGGTTTTCGGAGCAAGTGTTACGACTACGAAAAAAGAGATAAAAAAAACACAAATCATTATCTCCAAAATGAACGACAAACTTGATAAATTGGCTCGAGAAATAAGAAAAAAACAACAAAGCATAAACTCTTTAAACTCCAAAATCAACTCTTTAAACAAAGAAATAGCAAAACTCCAAGAAACACTAAAAGACGCAAACAAAGTCTTAGGAGAGCTAAACGACTTAAAAAAAGGTTATGTCGAAAAAGAAAATAGAATAAAAAACGAAATAATCGACTTTTTATCTACAAACTACTATCTCGACACACAAGAAGTCGATAACGTAAACGATTTGATATATAACGAAATTTCAAAAAAAATCTTAGAAGCAAACGCGCAAAAAATCGCCAAAATAGTAAAACAGAGCAAAACGATAAACCAAAACATCTCTTCGATTAACAAAAAAATAGACCAGATAATCAAAAAACAACAAGAACTAAAATCAAAAAAAGAAAAACTGCTAAGCCTGTTAAAAGCCAGAAAAAAAGAGATTCAAGCCCTAAACAGACAAAAACTTCTTTATAAAAAACGACTCGAAGCGCTTATAAGAAAACAAAAGAACCTCCAAAACAGATTGGCTCAGTTAAAAATTATCAAAAAAAGAAAAAATAATTATCAGCCGAATTATAAAGTAAAAACGGCAGTATATAGAGGCCAAAAAACGATTCCTCCTCTAAAAGGTAGGGTTATTAAAAAATTCGGAAGTTATATCGACCCGGTATATAAAATCAGAATTTATAACGATTCAATTACGATAAAACCTTATCAAAAAAATGCGGTTGTCAGGGCCATTATGCCAGGCAAAGTCGTATATATAGGCGAAAATAACGATAAAAAAATTATTGTTATTAAACATAGAGGGGATATTTTCAGTATTTACGCAAACCTCGATAAAATCTCTCCGCTTATAAAAAAAGGAAAATACGTAAAAAGAGGACAAATAATCGCAAGAGTTACCGATACTTTGGAATTTGAAGTAACTTACAAAGAAAAACCGATCAATCCTTTAAAAGTGATTTCTCTTAGATAGTTTTTGCAAATTTTGGTAAAATACCATTTTAAAAAGGCGTCTTTATGAAAAGAAAAGAGAATAGGATTTTAATAAAATTTTCAGGTGAAGCACTCGCGGGTGAAAACGGATTCGGGATTGACACTCAGGTTTTAAAATATCTTGCCGACGAAATAAAATCGGTTATCGATGCCGGATATGAAGTGGCGGTGGTTATCGGAGGAGGTAACTTCATCAGAGGCGTAAGCGCTGCAAAAGACGGAATCATCAGAAGAACAAGCGGTGATTATATGGGAATGCTCGCAACGGTAATCAACGCCGTAGCAATGCAAGAAGCATTGGAAAACGAGAATGTTCCCGTTAGAGTTCAAAGCGCAATAAAAATGGAAGAAATTGCCGAAAATTTTATCGTAAGACGTGCGATAAGACACCTCGAAAAAGGAAGAGTCGTAATTTTCGCAGCCGGTACCGGAAATCCGTTTTTTACTACGGATACGGCGGGTGTGCTTAGAGCCAGCGAAATAGGCGCAAGCGCAATTATAAAAGCTACCAAAGTTGACGGAATTTACGACAAAGACCCTGCAAAATACGAAGACGCAAAACTTTTAAAAGAGATTTCATACGACGAAGCTCTAAAAGAAAACATCAAAGTAATGGACGATACGGCTATAGCTCTTGCAAGAGAAAACAAACTGCCGATTATCGTATGTAATATGTTTAAAAAAGGAAATTTACTAAAAATCCTAAAAAAAGACCCTGATGCAAAATACTCAATCGTAAAGGAGAAGTAAATGAGAATTGAACAAGTAAACGCAAAAGCGCTTGAGAGAGTTGATTATGACAGATATCTTTTAGCCCAAGCCGTTGCAAAAAGAGTAAACGAACTTCTAAACGGAGCGAAACCTCTTATAGATTTACCTAAAAAAAATATGCAATTAACTGAAATCGCAACACTTGAAATCGCGGAAGGTTTGATTAAGGTTAAAGAATCTTGAAAAAAGATTTCGAACAACTTTTACAACGAATTCAAAACATAAAAACAACCGAAGAAGCTAAAAAGCTTCTTTTATCTCGCGTAGATACTCCAAAAATCAGAAAAGCCCTCGATTTTGCAATAAAAGCTCACTCAGGTCAAAAAAGAAAAAGTGGCGAAGATTATGTAATTCATCCGATTTTAGTAGCGACGATTACGAGTTATTTCAACGACAGCGAAGATGTAATAATCGCGGCGATTTTACACGACGTCGTAGAAGATACCGAATATACAATCTGGTACATCAAAGACGAATTCGGAAGCGAAGTGGCTAATTTAGTAGAAGGTTTAACAAAAATAGTCGAAATAAGAGGCTCTTCACTTGCACCTTCCACATCAAACGAAAAGCTTGCAAAATCGGCAATGACGTTTAGAAAAATGCTTTTAGCGTCAATCAACGACATAAGAGTACTCGTAATCAAGCTTTGCGACAGACTTCATAATATGATGACGCTTGACGCACTACCTCCTCATAAACAAAAAAGAATAGCGGAAGAAACTCTTGTGGTTTACACCCCGATAGCCCATAGACTCGGGATTGCCACTATCAAAAACATACTTGAAGATTTGGCTTTTAAATATCTTCTTCCCGAAGAATACAAAAAAATAGACGACTATATAAAAAAACACAAAGAAGAGTTTCAATTAAGACTTAACGAATTCATTCAAAAAATCGAAAAACTGCTATTAAAAAACGGCTTTAAAGAAAACGAATTCGAAATAAAAAGCAGAATAAAACATTACTATTCGACATACCTCAAAATGCAAAGAAAAGGTATTTCGATTCAAGAGGTTTTGGACCTTTTAGCGGTTAGAATAATAGTAAAAAAACCTATCGAATGTTATGAAACTTTGGGGCTTGTGCATTTGAATTTCAGACCGTTAATCAGTAGATTTAAAGACTATATTGCAATTCCTAAAGAAAACGGATACCAAACAATACACACCACGGTTTATGACGGAAACTCGATTATAGAAGTACAAATAAGAACCGAAGATATGGATAAAAACGCAGAGTTCGGTATTGCCGCGCATTGGAAATACAAACTAAACACAGCCCTTCCGAATTTGGAGTGGCTAAAAGATATGAAATACGAAGAAGATGTCGAAGATTTCTACGAACTTGCCAAAAACGACCTATTTAGCGAAGATATCGTCGTATATTCTCCTAAATTCGATACCTTCACTCTCCCAAGAGGAGCTACGGCGCTTGATTTTGCATATGCGATTCATACCGACGTAGGAAATAAAGCCGTAGAAGCGTATGTAAATAAAGAAAAAGTATCGTTACTTCATCAATTAAAAACCGGAGATATCGTAAGAATCGTCACGGGAGATAAAAGTATTCCGAGATGTAGTTGGATAAACGCCCTAAAAACCAGCAAAGCCAAATACGAACAAAAAAGACTTTGCCGCCAAAAAGAATTAGAAATAGACAGAAAAGTGGCAATTGCGATTTTAAGTACGATTTTCGATTTGGATAAATTCAAAATAAGAGCGCTTATCAAAGCAAATAATTTATGCGAAAGCGTACCTAAAATAGTCGATGATAAAAATTTCTTAAAAGAAGTCGTCAAAAAAATCTATCAAACTATTAAAAAAAGAAACCTTTTATATTTCAAAAACATAAAATTAAAAGAGTATGTTTTCGGAAACATAAAAATTTTAAGCAACAAGCCGATTCAGGATATAAGTTTTCATTATTGCTGTCATCCTAAATTCGGAGACAAAATAGTAGGGCTTCTTGACAAAAAAGAAGTTGAAATTCATCACAGATTTTGTAATAATGCCGAAAACAAAATCCAAAAAGCAGTTTTCGTCGAGTGGGTTAAAAATGACCAAAACAGATACTTTTTAGTAGTTTCGTTGCCGAATAGAAAAGGTGAACTATCTAAATTCATAAACTTTTTAACGCGTCTTGATATTTTCATCCACTCGATTTCTTTAGGAAAAGAATCAAACAACTGCAAACTCGAAATAGAGTTTGACGATAAAAAAAGAGATTTGATTAAAAACAAAATCTCAAAAGAGTATAGAGTTATAGAATTCATACCAATAAAGGATGCATATAATGGTTAAAGAACTACCAAAACACCCTAACCTAAGTGAAGCGATGGCCGAAATTCAAAGAGGAACAAGCGAAATTATCGGCCTTGAAGAGATAGAAAAATTAGTAAATAAATATTTACATACAGGTGAGAGATTTACTATAAAAGCGGGCTTTGACCCAACTGCTCCAGATTTGCATTTAGGTCACACCGTACTACTTCAAAAATTAAAAACTTTCCAAAAATACGGAGCGAGAGTGCAATTTTTAATCGGTGATTTTACGGCTCAAATAGGAGACCCTACGGGAAAAAGCGCAACTCGTAAAATGCTAACCCCTGAGGAAGTTCAAGAAAACGCAAAAACATATAAAGAACAGGTATTTAAAATTCTCGATAAAGATTTAACCGATGTGGTTTTCAACTCAAAATGGCTAAACGAACTCGGAGCTGCCGGAATCGTAGAGCTTACGACAACTTATACGGTTGCAAGAATGCTTGAAAGAGACGATTTTGAAAAAAGATTCAAAAGCCAAACTCCTATAGCAATCAGCGAATTTATCTATCCTCTACTTCAAGGTTATGATAGCGTAGCGTTAAAAAGCGATATCGAAATAGGAGGAACTGACCAAAAATTTAACCTTTTAATGGGAAGACACCTCCAAAAAGTATATAACGTAGGAAAAGAACAAAGCGTAATTATGATGCCGCTTCTTGTGGGACTTGACGGCGTAAATAAAATGAGTAAATCTCTTGGAAACTATATCGGTATAACGGAAGATCCGAATACTATTTTTGCAAAAGTATTATCTATTTCCGATGAACTTATGTGGGATTGGTATGAGCTTTTGAGTGAAAAATCTCTAAAAGAAATAGAAGAATTGAAACAAAAAGTAAAAGATGGAATGAACCCTAAAATAGCAAAAGAGATGCTTGCAATCGAAATTGTAGATAGATTCCACGGAAAAGGTGCCGGATTAAAAGCAAAAGAACATTTCGATAAAGTGCATAAACAAGGACAAATTCCGGACGATATACAAGAGTTTGAAATTGAACCGATGAACGTAGTAGACGCTCTTGTAACTACGAAATTAGCAAACTCAAAAAGCGAAGCGAGACGTCATATCAAAGGCGGAGCGGTCAGAGTAAACCAAGAAAAAATAAGCGATCAAAACTTAATGTTGGAATCAGGAAAAGAGTATATACTACAAATAGGAAAAAGAAAGTTTGCAAAAGTAAAGGTTAAATAATGAATCCGTTAAAAATAGGAAAACATACGATAAAACACCCTATCATACAAGGTGGTATGGGGCTTGGAATAAGCTGGGACAGACTTGCCGGGAATGTTAGCAAACACGGAGGTTTAGGAGTTATTAGTGCGGTTGGTACGGGATATTACGAAAACAAAAAATACGCTAAAAAGTTAGTTGAAGGCAGACCTCTTAGCGAAAAAGACTTTTATAATAAAGATGCATTATTCAAAATATTTGAAAACGCAAGAAAAATCTGCGGTGATGCGCCTCTTGGAGTAAATATTTTATACGCTATCAACGACTATGGAAGAGTTGTTAGAGACGCTTGTGAAGCGGGAGCCGATATTATTATTACAGGTGCCGGGCTTCCTACGGATATGCCGGAATTTACAAAAGATTTCCCTGATGTGGCGCTCGTGCCTATCGTTTCTACCGATAGAGCGTTTAAAGTTATTGCAAAAAGATGGGAAAAAAGATACAAAAGATTACCTGATGCGGTAATTGTCGAGGGACCTCTAAGCGGAGGACATCAAGGTTTTAAATACGAAGATTGCTTCAAAGAAGAAAATCAGCTTGAAAATTTAATCCCGAAAGTAAGAGAAGAAGTAGATAAGTGGGATAAAAACATCCCGGTTATCGCAGCAGGAGGTATTTGGAATAGAGAAGATATCTTAAAATTCCTATCTCTTGGAGCCCAAGGCGTACAAATGGGTACGAGATTCGCACTGACTTATGAATGTGACGCAAGTGATGAATTTAAACAAACTCTTTTAAACGCAAAAAAAGAAGATATCATCCTTATGAAATCACCGGTAGGATATCCGGCAAGAGGAATAAGAACTCCGCTAATAGAAAAAGTTGAAAAAAGAGAAGGTCCTATTATCAAATGTATCTCAAACTGCGTACAGCCTTGTAACAGAGGTGAAGAAGCAAGAAAAGTCGGATATTGTATCGCAGACAGACTCGCGGACGCATACGAAGGAAACAAAGATTTAGGACTATACTTTAGCGGTGCGTACGCTTATAAAGCCGACAGATTAATGCATGTAGAAGAACTTATAAAAGAGTTAATCGGAGAATGAGAAAAGTAATATTTCTTTTCTTTTTCGTTTTTTTATTTGCTTGTGATACGTCATCGTATAATGCCGCATACAAAGACTACTATACAAACCAACAACGCTATATCGAAAGCCTGCTTGACGGAGATAAACAAAAAGAAATAAAAGCACTAAAAGAGATAATTCAGTGCGGGAAATACCTAAATTTCGATATCAGAGAATACCAAACGAAACTAAATAAACTTTTAAAAAAATATCCTCAAAAAACAAAAAAAACAAAACAATCAAATTCTTCAAACAAAAAAGAAACAAAAAAAACAATCTATTCGAAATATATAAAAATTCATTCCATAAACCCCCTAAGAATCACTATTCCCGATACAAACATAAAAACTTTTACTATAAAAAGAAAAAACGTTTACAAAAAAGTAATAGACATAAAAGACGCCATCACTCCTAAATTTTATAAAAAGAAAATAGGAAATATATTACTCAGAATAGCACAATTCAACAAAAACACCGTAAGAATAGTCTATTCTTCAAACAAACCTTTTAAATTCAAATACGAAGTAAAAAACAAACTTCTTCTAACATATCTAAACCCCGAAAACTCAAAATCAAAACCGAAACTATTCTTACCTACAAAACCTAAAAAAGTAAAAAGAAAAATCATAGTAATAGACCCCGGACACGGCGGAAGAGATGTAGGCGGAGTCGGACTTGGCAACAGATATGAAAAAATAGCAGTACTGAAAATTGCAAAATATCTAAAATACTACCTTCAAAAAGAGGGATACAAAGTCTATATGACCCGCTCAAGAGACGTTTTTATTCCTCTTAAAAAAAGAACTCATTTCGCAAATGAAAAACACGCCGATCTTTTTGTATCGATTCATTGTAATATCGCTCCTAAACACTTAAAATCACCTCATGGAATAGAAACGTACTTTTTATCTCCGACTAGAAACGAAAGAGCGATTCAAGTCGCAAGACTTGAAAATAAAGAGATAAAAGGGTTAAATTATTTAGACCAAAGAGTTATTCTCAATTTCCTTAATCGAGATAGAATAATAGATTCGAATAAACTTGCTATCGACATTCAAAACGGAATGCTTAGAAGTTTAAGAGCGAAGTATTCAGGTGTTAAAGACGGAGGAGTCAGACCGGCT is part of the Caminibacter pacificus genome and encodes:
- the tyrS gene encoding tyrosine--tRNA ligase; its protein translation is MVKELPKHPNLSEAMAEIQRGTSEIIGLEEIEKLVNKYLHTGERFTIKAGFDPTAPDLHLGHTVLLQKLKTFQKYGARVQFLIGDFTAQIGDPTGKSATRKMLTPEEVQENAKTYKEQVFKILDKDLTDVVFNSKWLNELGAAGIVELTTTYTVARMLERDDFEKRFKSQTPIAISEFIYPLLQGYDSVALKSDIEIGGTDQKFNLLMGRHLQKVYNVGKEQSVIMMPLLVGLDGVNKMSKSLGNYIGITEDPNTIFAKVLSISDELMWDWYELLSEKSLKEIEELKQKVKDGMNPKIAKEMLAIEIVDRFHGKGAGLKAKEHFDKVHKQGQIPDDIQEFEIEPMNVVDALVTTKLANSKSEARRHIKGGAVRVNQEKISDQNLMLESGKEYILQIGKRKFAKVKVK
- a CDS encoding N-acetylmuramoyl-L-alanine amidase → MRKVIFLFFFVFLFACDTSSYNAAYKDYYTNQQRYIESLLDGDKQKEIKALKEIIQCGKYLNFDIREYQTKLNKLLKKYPQKTKKTKQSNSSNKKETKKTIYSKYIKIHSINPLRITIPDTNIKTFTIKRKNVYKKVIDIKDAITPKFYKKKIGNILLRIAQFNKNTVRIVYSSNKPFKFKYEVKNKLLLTYLNPENSKSKPKLFLPTKPKKVKRKIIVIDPGHGGRDVGGVGLGNRYEKIAVLKIAKYLKYYLQKEGYKVYMTRSRDVFIPLKKRTHFANEKHADLFVSIHCNIAPKHLKSPHGIETYFLSPTRNERAIQVARLENKEIKGLNYLDQRVILNFLNRDRIIDSNKLAIDIQNGMLRSLRAKYSGVKDGGVRPAPFWVLVGTQMPAILIETGYLTNPIEAKRLFNSDYQKRLAKGIAKGIANYFKKNK
- a CDS encoding nitronate monooxygenase — translated: MNPLKIGKHTIKHPIIQGGMGLGISWDRLAGNVSKHGGLGVISAVGTGYYENKKYAKKLVEGRPLSEKDFYNKDALFKIFENARKICGDAPLGVNILYAINDYGRVVRDACEAGADIIITGAGLPTDMPEFTKDFPDVALVPIVSTDRAFKVIAKRWEKRYKRLPDAVIVEGPLSGGHQGFKYEDCFKEENQLENLIPKVREEVDKWDKNIPVIAAGGIWNREDILKFLSLGAQGVQMGTRFALTYECDASDEFKQTLLNAKKEDIILMKSPVGYPARGIRTPLIEKVEKREGPIIKCISNCVQPCNRGEEARKVGYCIADRLADAYEGNKDLGLYFSGAYAYKADRLMHVEELIKELIGE